A region of Pseudorasbora parva isolate DD20220531a chromosome 14, ASM2467924v1, whole genome shotgun sequence DNA encodes the following proteins:
- the scamp4 gene encoding secretory carrier-associated membrane protein 4 encodes MTDRANNFPPLPKFLRIKPCFYQNVEEEIPRPHCQLVRRVYNLWILYSITLCVNVVACIAWWAGGGSAINFGFSILWLLLFSPCSYTCWFRPLYKAFRADSSFNFMAFFFIFFLQCVLAFIQSLGISGWGACGWIATVMFFSTNVTSAIFMLICTLLFTVDTVLMGLVLIKVHRLYRGGGGSFQRAQEEWSTGVWKDPHVREAGFNAISETGPSLPQYPAAVPNYPESGPW; translated from the exons ATGACAG ATCGAGCGAACAACTTCCCCCCTCTGCCAAAGTTTCTTCGCATAAAGCCGTGTTTTTACCAGAATGTGGAAGAGGAAATTCCTCGACCCCACTGCCAGCTTGTGCGTCGTGTTTACAATCTTTGGATCT TATACTCTATCACACTATGTGTTAATGTGGTGGCCTGCATAGCCTGGTGGGCTGGAGGAGGTAGTGCGATCAACTTTGGCTTTTCGATCCTCTGGTTGTTGTTGTTCAGCCCATGTAGCTACACCTGCTGGTTCAGGCCGCTCTATAAAGCATTCAg GGCTGATAGTTCCTTCAACTTCATGGCCTTCTTCTTCATTTTCTTCCTGCAATGTGTTCTCGCCTTTATCCAGAGTCTTGGAATATCAGGTTGGGGTGCATG TGGTTGGATTGCCACAGTGATGTTTTTCAGCACAAATGTAACCTCGGCTATATTCATGCTCATCTGTACTCTGCTCTTTACCGTAGATACGGTCCTCATGGGGCTTGTTCTCATCAAG GTCCATCGACTATATCGTGGTGGAGGAGGGAGTTTCCAACGGGCACAGGAAGAGTGGAGCACGGGTGTGTGGAAGGACCCCCATGTGAGAGAAGCCGGATTCAACGCCATTTCTGAAACGGGCCCCAGCCTGCCCCAGTATCCAGCCGCTGTGCCCAACTACCCAGAGAGCGGACCCTGGTGA